Within the Dermacentor silvarum isolate Dsil-2018 chromosome 8, BIME_Dsil_1.4, whole genome shotgun sequence genome, the region gcataccataccacaCCATTCACGCTATTATGCACTATTGTGCATAATAGCGTGAATTCAGGCTCGTTAAGCACTATTGTGCCTAACGAGCCTTATATCCTTCTAAGACCCGAAGACAACGCAGTGACATAATCGTTTTGCATTTCGGTCCTTATTACCAACTGGTACATTACAATGAGCGTAATAAATGGATGTTTTGTTTACATATCACGGTCGGGGGCATGTTGAAAGCATCATCTCAACGGAGATGGATTGGAGAGTACATGGATGAAGTAGCAGTCTTCTGATGTTTgttgccgtaaaaaaaaaaaaaaaaaaaaaaacgattttctTGTCTAAATGCAGAGATGAACATGTAGCATTGCGTGGTAGGCGTGATACGTTGATTCTGCATCCTGAACTCAGTATTATATGTCGTTTCGCGTTACTCAGAACGCCCATATCACGGGTGATTTTCGTCATCTGTGATGACTCAACAGTCTATTGCAAATTAGAGTCGATTTGCTCGGAAGGTGACGGAAAGAATATGATTAAACTACTTGCATAGAGTTCCACATGCATCCGACTTCACATATAAGGAATACATATTTTACTTAACCCAATTAGAGTTATATTTGAAAAAGATTTAGGTCATTGTGCAATATATTGTACGTACAGTCAACCATAAACGTTTACAGACAACGTGATCTCtaaaaacgttcaattcccgagcagcctgtagcaatAGCCAGTAAAACtacgacaatgttgttagcatattctagtcgaggccccAAATGCAAATACCGGGATGCGTTGTGAGGCTGTGGAGATATtaagctttttctcagatttcatggccCGCAATATTGTGTGGATGACTATACAGGGGCTCTGTGGAGGACATATGGATTGTCAGGTACTTGTGTGACGCAGTCCCTGCGCGCCACAAATAATCATTTGTTGATAACATATTGTCGGCCAAACAATAACGATGTGTTTACCGTTTTATTTTTTAAGTCAAACTAAGTGTGAGCTAGAGAGAGAGACCGAGAGAAAATAAGGAATGAGAGGGAGGTTGCATATATACAGCTCGCCCTACCATTGAGCAGTCCCAGCATTTTGCATTTAATATCGTCTTCGCGACGTTTTCGTAAGACAATGTTATTTATCCTAGCCACAATACTTGGTCTTTATTGCACTCTTGAAAACACAGACATCCCTAAACTCATTTACCCATTGCGGTTTTATGCAAGAAATTTACTAGAACGCAGTTAACAGCTTCTGGACTATAACCATTGTATAAAACTGACGGGGCTGCGTTTCACATTTTATCGTAGTGGCAATTGCATTGTTCATAACAAGCGCTATGTCGTAATAAAGGAGGTTGCGACGCCACCGCAGAACGTACCACCGAAACCATTACGCGCCGAACAACGGAAGCGGCCGATGAGACGTGACTGCACATCGGTCATATCTGCTCAAATCTCCGGGCAGGCATGACCAACGAATCAGAGATCCTCGGAGCGTTCTTCCCAGGACCATTCAGTTTACTGCGCAGGTTTCTGCACGAAAGACAACACCAAAGAggaaaataacgaaaaaaaaaacttggagaacgcttaaacttcgcctttaagagtggaacgcgatagcattcaaagatcattgactgcttctcacgcttcccggcaactgtagcttatgtaaccgtaatttttacctgcaaacgctggtggcgaacgctatgcacgaaggcaagctttctggttctttttttttctccgcacgGCGGGATCCGCTGCTGCcgtggatgcgcggaggcgagcgccatctgtatggTGTAACAAGGAACCGAGCGGATCGCGCcactcccactaagacagacctcaaacggcagctggaaaatgaatttgtgtttaagtttccgtgtttatgttttctcctgtattcaaattacaatccgacgctatcatgtctgttggttgtgtgtaagtcgtactttaagaATTTTCTGaagcattttactttgagaaattcaattagttcagtgaCGCCTATGCACCACGGGGAGGGCCTGCGTAGTTCGGGATtatttttctctaacggacaacaccgccgacgccgacaccggattttctgcgacacagagcctttaacgctgtcgcgttaaaatgcgcGACTTTCAACAGCCCATTGTTCGCAAACGCgtgtcaaatatatatatatatatatatatatatatatatatatatatatatatatatagactttcAACAGCCCATTGTTCGCAAACGCgtgtcaaatatatatatatatatatatatatataaggcaagAGGGGGTAGTAGTGGGAGATGAAAATGTACATAAAAAGATGCAAAATGGACTCATATTGACGCTTCTGTTTTCGCAATGTCAAGGACGTCTTTATCTAGTTGATAAATCGTTGATATGCGACCGTTTTATCTTTTTATgcatcttcttttctttctcactgTGACCCCTTCATGTCTTGTGATTTGACATGTGCTTGCAaacaatatacacttgacagTTGCGCAGTTGTTCGTCCTTGTCCTTCTTGGTGTTGTCTTTCGCGCGGAAGCCAGCGACGAAAACCGAATGCTGCATAAAGCTAGCCGTAGCTGAATCCTTATTGATCTTTTCAAGAACAGATCGGGCGCGAGCAAAACCAACCGAACGCATTTCTCAATCAATAGAGGCTTGAAACTGGGCTGACTGCATGGTGAGGTTCCGTGATTCTTGCGTACAGCGTAAGAACACCAAGCTCGGGGACACCAAGTCACCAACACGAAGGAAAAAGACTGAAGCAGTGGTGCACTTCAGTCGTTCGGTTTTCGTGTTTGTGTACCTGTAGGCTGTCCTGGTGTTCTAACGCCatgcgcaatatatatatatatatatatatatatatatatatatatatatatatatatatatatacgatgccGAAGATCACATCTTAGAGCACTCCATAGTGCTCGAAGACAACCAGCTGAATATGCCGTAAGCTATCTTGAGCGACCACGATGTCGTGGACCACATGCGACGCCGTTGCTGACGCCACCGACGTGTCTCGTGCAGGAGTTTTACGCAGCAATGCTGAGCTTCGGAGGCCACCGGTAGGAGGGCGGCCGAGCCTGCACGGTGgtggggcggcggcggcggcggtggcgggaGCGGGAGGCGGCCCTCCTCCTGCTGCGGCGATGCCCTGATCCATGGTGCAGCTGCCCCAGGCCCCGGTCAGCCACAGCAAGGGGTCATCATCCTCGGTGTATCGGCGCTCTGTCGTCAACGTATCGCTGCCCAACGCCGCCAACGCTGCCGGAGGCTGCGAGTCCTGGGAGGACGCGCAGCACATCCTATGGCAGGTGCGCGGCGAGCAACACGAACGGTATATCTACCACACGTGGCTGTGTGGTGAAAGGAGCGGCGTGTTCCTATAGGTCTTCTCATAAAGCTATAGACGCAACTCAGAAACACGGACACAGGGATGCGAGCTCATTATAGTCTCATCTTTCGTTGTCATTTTACCTTGCGGTACCTTTAGTTGAAACCTGCAATAGCCAGCTCGCCAAACCGATATGCTGCGAAGAAACGGGCGATACGGTCTTCACTTTATATAGCTTGTTCCCTTTATTCACACATAAGGTGACAGACACAAGGCGGAATGGCTTTCGCTACTTTTCCACGGCGAAATTCCTACACGACAGCGCTCTTACAGACAAGAAAGTAGCAACAGCAAATTACCAAATGAAATAGGTTCGGTCGTTTGGCGCACGATAGAAGTATACGTGACTCTACAAGTCGGGTCAGTATACCAGTTGAAGTCGGTGTGACGTGATGGCTCAGGGCGCCCAGATCTGCTTCGCGGCGGCGTTCCTGGTGCCGCACCGGTTCTCGCTGTCGTCGCTGGTGCTGCGCTGGCTGCTGACGCTGAGCTTTGCGCTGACCAGCATCTGGGCCGGCCTGGTGGTGTGCGCGCCCGACGTTCTCGCCTGGCACCTGACCTGCCTGCTGGTGAACGCGGCGCACGCGCTACGCCTGGCCTGGCGAGCGCTGCCGCCCCGCATGCCGACGCACCTGAGAACCCTCTACGAGCGCATGTTCCTGCCCTACCAGGTGAGTACCAGCTAGGATGTCTATTCGGTTCGCGAGAAATAACGGGAACATGGAACATCACGGAACAACTTTGCATAGTACACCACCTCCGTTAAGTTCACTGCGGCAGTGCCGGACTAACAGAGAGTGAGGAACTCAAGAGGCTTCTGTCCCGCTTGAGGGGCGCAAGTCGATGGGGTGCCAGCAAAAGCGAAGCAGCTTTGGGTTCTCGGGTACGCGAGTCGGATTGTGTCTTCTACTCTACAGCTATCTAATGTGTGTTCCAGCGATCCCCCTCCTGCGACATTTATGAGGGAGATTTTGGCCAATTACTGCGCCAGTGTGACCAGGTCCTTGACTAAACAGCGCGGATAATCACGGGATTACGAGAAGAATCGCCAAACAGTCCAACAAATACACTATATACAAATATACAACAAATATACGACTAACCGGTTGCTGTATTCGCGACAGAGCtttctgtcactttttttttttttttttctggtgtggtGACTGCTAGACTCGCATGGGCTCAATAGTTCGCGGCAGGTTTTCGTGTTGATGGAGGTTCGAACCAAGAAACCCATTACAGTCTTCGGTAAATAATTCGACCAAGCGTGCGCAAGAAAGCTAGCTTCTTGTTTTCACATCGCATATATTGAAACTACACGCCAATACGCTAGGAAAGGCAGAGGAATTAAAGGTATTTGTTGCCCGTCCTTTCTGGTCATTTTTTTCATCGAGATAAGCGATGTTAAGTTAACCATCGATCgatgactcactcactcactcactcactcactcactcactcactcactcactcactcactcactcactcactcactcactcactcactcactcactcactcatctcattcattcattcattcattcattcattcattcattcattcattcattcacccaATCATTcgtcactcaatcaatcaatcaatacacTCACTAACTaattcattcactcactcactcgatcatcaatcaatcaatcaatcgatcaatatACGCTCGCCGACCGCAGGTGAGCAAGAATCGATTCGTGGACCTGACACGTGCTGCCGAAGTGGTGCAGCTCCCCGCCGAACGCAGGTACGCCACAGAGGGCGTCACCGCGGCGGACCAACGGGTGTCCATACTGCTAACCGGCAGGTGAGTATAAACGCACGACCACCTTCGCGCGGCCTTTCGTGTTGAAATACAATGTCCTACGGATACTGGCGTTTTCGTAATGACTATACTTTGCTTGGCTGCTGCCAAGAGGCTATTACATCTGACTGTAGCCGAGGTGAGGTGCTCAGATCAACTCCAACAAAGTGCTTCACAGACACAATTGTCCAACTATAGTACGACCTTAACAATGAGATGAACTAGTTGGTTTAAGTCCGTGTCGTGGGGCGAGGCAACTTGCTGCCATTTTAGAATAGTGCTTCTCTGATGAGCGCGATAGTCCTGTGTATAGGGGTGTGCGAACTGTAATTTTTGCgaccgaatcaaatacgaatcgaataatgccaaaagcgaatcgaatcgaaccGTTCTCGCCATTAATACAAAACAAATTTCATAGTAGATTCACAACGTTAGTCTGCCATTAGATTGCACGTTATGAAGTGTCGTTTATTACAAGCAGAAATGGAGAACTATAGGAGCAAAAATAAGCAGTTTATTCGCATACTCGGGAGTTATTGGTGAGTGCGCTTGATGGCACTTTAGCTGGTAAAGTCCGACTCACTGGGCCACTTAGCGTGCTCCACTACGTataactattcgaaaagtattcgtaTCTGTGAACAGCAACTATTCGATTTGAAGATCGAATCAAATAGGGCAATATTCGATTCATTACTCGAAATCATTCGAATATATTCGCACACTTTGTGCTCGTCGTGTGACATCGTGACCTTCATCCCTCAATGTGCAGGCTGCAAGTGACCTGCGAAGACGTATTGCTCCACTACGTAGAACCCAACGAATTCATCGACTCTCCAGAATACGAGTCCTGTCCTATAGGTAGTGATAAGTTATTTCAGGTGAGTTTTATACTTGTAGTACTATTGAAAAGTCGTTATTGTTTTTTCCACAAAGCTCAGTGTGTTTAAATAAACGATGTACAGTATATTGTTATTGAATTGTTGGATTTTACCTATGTGTTACTTTCCCTCCGTGTGCGATGGTCTGGTATCTGCGCATGCGTCGTGGAGGGTATAGCTTCTCTTTTTTCGATTAAAGTGCGGTTGCTAGTGCATGAGCGCTTGTGTTTATTACGCTCGGTAACCTTGCAAATTCGATGTTCTGCAGCTTCTTCTTATACTAGCTCCTGTGTTGTTCCAATGCGATCGACCGTGCCATTGTAAATAAATATCGCCCGTACTGCGGAGCTGACCGTCGCGTTCTTGATTAGGAAGCAGCCATCATCTGTCTAGAGTGATTGTATTGCATCTGCGCCTTCCACGTGTAATGTTAAAGCGCGAAGCGTTTCTTCTTGTGGGATCACACCAGTTCTGCCATCTTGTTGGCTGGCAATAACTttcaacgaaaaaagaaaacaagaacattTCTGACTCTTGCTATGCCTTGTGTGAGATAAAGATAGGGTAAATACACATGCCTGGAGAGAAAAtatcttcttttgttttgttgttgtttaataACTGTAGACAAACGGAAGGGTAGACTATATTTGAGCCAGCTATCCAAAGATATAGTTGCGAAACTGATGCTGCCCCTTTCTCCACATAACATGCATTATTACTATTATAAAACACACCGTGTGCAATTTTCGTATCACACTTAGTGATGATCCATTGCCCAGtgtcaataaaacaaaatattttgGTGTGTACTTTTACAAAACTCTTCGCTTCTCTTCGCACACTAAATATGTGAAACAACGTGCCCTTCGCGCTCTTGGTATTTGTCGCATATCGCATGACTTGCTGCCTTTCTGAGATTTTAATCTGTTGTGCGCCTTCTACTACTAGAGTACGCCTCTGTAGTTGGGGGCGAACGTGCAAATTTAATTCTGACCTCATTGAACGCGTCCAGAATAAATTAATATATATTTTCAAGAACCGCTTTTGCCGTTCTGGCAACCATATTCCTGCCCTCTCAAAAATAGCGCAACTCGCACCTTTAAAACAAGACGCATTAAAACAGTTATTTTTTCCtctataaggtggtccatggTACTTTGCATTGCCCAGCGCTTCTTGATCAAGTACAATTTTCCGTGCCTTCAAAAGTACACCAGACAGCATTCGGTGTTTTCTGCGCGACCTTATTGCTGCAGTAGTCACTGCCCAATGGCTCGTATTAAAAAAATATAGTCACGTTACTATACATATGGCAAAAATAATTGATTTGATTCTAATGGAAGCACACAGTTTCCGTCCGACACCTTCACTGAAAGTGCGTCTTGGTCGTCGTCGACCTCAGCTTCCGCAGAAGCGGCACACCCACTACACAGCCAACTGTTATAATACGCGCATGGCAATATGTAATAAGCATTCTGCCTGTAGTTGATATATCTAAGAGTTCTTTCTCTGTGTTCTGTACATGTGTAGATAATTATGTTGTAGGATTAATTAGGATTAATTCCCTCTTACGCCTGCCTAATCGTTTTCTTTTACCCTATTTGTTTCTCTACCTCACATTGTTTTCTCTAGCACATTTGGCTTCTCTATGCGTTGTGTTTTGCATATTACTTTTTAAGCGCACCAGTTAAAAGGCTCCGCTGCTGTTTCTGGGTGCTATAATAAAAGggtttatattattattattattattattattattattattattattattattattattattattattattattattattattattattattattattattattattattatttcatgtttcgtgttccgcgcaagatcaccagagaacattgACTTTTCCATGTttctgcctgtcaccaccaataTTCAGCCGTCCGCAGAATACaaagtctttataacgcttattttcatgatcttaATATTTGTCATAACTtactgtcattgttcttttccgagctttgtgttgttgtgtcatagtttcgcATATTCTTCACCTTGCGCCTTGTATGTACACtattcttttcaagattgttctatttattcattgtttcattttattttttttactgatattgcCCTGCCGTTTTTATtacgtctttttcttttctttaatgtacgcgtgcgccagcacttacaCCTCATgattgttcctgggcacgataaataaatgattgattgattgttgatTTTTTTTCGATATTAAAACACACATACGCGTATACAACAAACAGAGAAAGAAATAGGCAGGGAGCAGGCTGGCAAATGCCCCCGACAGGCCCACAACGCCTACTTTTAAGGCACGCATGCACATACCACAAACACGCAACCATATCAAGTCCACCAAAAATAAAAAAGTAGACAAAACGCAAATAAGACAAAAATTAAGCTAACAAAAAGAAGTTACCCATGTGCATCCGCGTTCACTAATAGATGTTCATGTCCGTTGTGCAATAAAAACGCTATTGTATGCGCAAGAATTGGTGCGCGCAACAACATCTTGTCACTGGTTCCCGTACTCGACCTTCTTGAAATTGTTGAAGAAACATTCGAGCAAAAGTCGCAGAGGCGGGACCTTAAGATACTACGGAGTTTGATCAAGGTCGGCTGCGAGGAGTGCAGTTGAGCCCCTATTGTGCCACAGTCCTCAGTTTGAAGAACAAAGACAATGTATGTCGAACGCGCTCGAGAAACTATAGGCGATCGTCTTCTGAGTGAACAGACACTACTAGAACATCGCCCCCGCCGCTCATCgtctcagaaggcagtgaaggcacttttgtgcttacTGAGAACGTCTGActtgtgcgagcgcctttgacGCTGTAATGCACTCCGTGCACGTCTTCTACCACCCCTCTCCTTTGTATTCCCCTTCTctcttcccccagcgtagggtagccgaccggactcttgactggttaacatccctgccttcctttcaTCTATTTCTCTCCCTCTTGAGCAAGATCCTCACTGCCTCTGGCGCAGGTGACCATCACGGCACTGGAGCCGTGCACCTACCTaacgtggcagcggcggcggctgcagctgctgctgcgcgcCCACCCGGTGGTGTCGGCCGTGCTGCACAACCTGGTGGGCCGGGACATCGCCATCAAGCTCTACTCGCTCGCCGAGTTCCACCAGTTGGGCACCGACGGCGTGCCGCTGCCCAGGCGCGACGTCAGCCCCGACTGGGGCAAACAGGTGCCTCGCAGCCTCAGCCTGGACGCCGTGTACACGGGCCCCGGGGGCAGGCTCCGGTCGACCGCGTGGCACGCGGCCCGCGAGGCCTCCAGGCGGGGCGTCGATGCCtccctcgcctcctcctcgcaaaTCTCCTACGCACCCGGTATGAATACACCACGCACGCTATAGGGAGTCTATTAGAGAGTTTTACCTGTTACCAACGCCGGTTACCGTCGTACATCCGTTAGCGATCGATACCGACCACCACGACTGCGCGTGCGCGGAGTTTACCGAGCTCCTGTAATACGGGTGTCAAATggacactttcgatcgcgatgAAGCCTGATCGGgatcgatcgcgatcgaaagtgcgtCGTGTGGCACCCGTATAAGTTTACCCGAAACGGCTCCTATCGGCTACCCATGATTGCGTAACAACATGGCAGTGCACAGGTTGCCCGTGTTGGTCCTAATTCGCCTATGTTACTGGCTCTTCATCGTGACAGCAAAGGGTAAATGGTAAAATCAGCCATCGCTTAGTCTCATCTCACGCTGAGGAAAAAGCATAAGCGCCGCTTTGTAATTAATATTGAGGTCAGTAAATAATTGTTACGGCGCTATTAGGCCTAAGAGATGGCACCGAGGCAGTAACGTGTTTAGATTTATACCTgaagatggcgccacagtagtgTTGATGGATGTCAAACGCTGTAACGGTATGACGGAAACGCTGTGTTAGAAGCTCTGTTGCTCTAAAAGCGATGGAGCGCTGGCAACTCCGATGTGTGGGAGTAACTGCTTATTTAACTCCATTTCCCGGGAGTTTTCCTACCTTCCAATTTGGCATAGGTTCACTCTGATTGAGACAAGCGCAGCAAATGTATTCGATCGGGGAGTACGCTATAACTCAGCGGAAGAGAACCAAATACTATACGTACTCAGCCGCGTGAGACGTGAGAGACACGTACACGTATGTACGTGCTAAATGTACAAAAAAACCTTGCGAAAACTGAAAAACAGCATTAATTCGCTTGGTGCGAAAGCTGCGCTCCCGAAAATTCAGGACCATCCCGCAACTAAGTGAAGGCACAGGTGTCGGCGAATGTCGCGCGCATCGCGCTTCGCGAAAGTTCTTCACGTTGCAAAACGTATGCAAGCAATAACTATACGGTGCGGCGCCACTGGTACTCGATATAAGAATGAGATGGACTGCAAGCCACGGGTAGGGCTCTGTTGCCATGACATCGTTGCCGTGGGCCATGTGGGTGCTGCATGTATATGGTGGTCTCTCACCTGCGAGCTCTAACCTTGCGCCTGAACGTCGGTGTATACGTGCTATGCACGATATCGCAGCATACAGCCAATAGGTCAAGAGACACAAAATACCGAATGAAAAAGAGCTACACATGGCTGGTAGTTTTGAAACTCGTGTGTCAAAGTTCCGTCGAGCCTCTTGATATGGGCTGTGTGCTGCGACAGCCATGAACCGACTAGACCAAAATATACGTGCTCTttgggaggtattctgtaagagtccacctagtggacatgtccatttcgtctgctgtcgAAGTTCTGATTGGTTGGGCTGGGCTGCACGTCCGCAGCAACTAtaggcgccacagccaatcagcacttcagcagcagacgaaactGACATGTCCACTAGCAGGACTCTTACAGAGTATACGCTCGTACCTTCCCTGCTGATGTGTCTAAACATGTTCTGTGCTTTGGGCTTGCTCTGTGTGCGCTGCCAACTCTCGTCATCCTCGCTTCTGCATGCGCTACGTGTCGTATACTTCCGTTAATCGCTGG harbors:
- the LOC119460940 gene encoding blood vessel epicardial substance isoform X2; translation: MVQLPQAPVSHSKGSSSSVYRRSVVNVSLPNAANAAGGCESWEDAQHILWQGAQICFAAAFLVPHRFSLSSLVLRWLLTLSFALTSIWAGLVVCAPDVLAWHLTCLLVNAAHALRLAWRALPPRMPTHLRTLYERMFLPYQVSKNRFVDLTRAAEVVQLPAERRYATEGVTAADQRVSILLTGRLQVTCEDVLLHYVEPNEFIDSPEYESCPIGSDKLFQVTITALEPCTYLTWQRRRLQLLLRAHPVVSAVLHNLVGRDIAIKLYSLAEFHQLGTDGVPLPRRDVSPDWGKQVPRSLSLDAVYTGPGGRLRSTAWHAAREASRRGVDASLASSSQISYAPGRAPEPPPVHAKRIRPSPRPSPRPSPRSSPRRSLVRCGRRGKVTTSLVPATVGTVSETPL
- the LOC119460940 gene encoding blood vessel epicardial substance isoform X1, coding for MVQLPQAPVSHSKGSSSSVYRRSVVNVSLPNAANAAGGCESWEDAQHILWQGAQICFAAAFLVPHRFSLSSLVLRWLLTLSFALTSIWAGLVVCAPDVLAWHLTCLLVNAAHALRLAWRALPPRMPTHLRTLYERMFLPYQVSKNRFVDLTRAAEVVQLPAERRYATEGVTAADQRVSILLTGRLQVTCEDVLLHYVEPNEFIDSPEYESCPIGSDKLFQVTITALEPCTYLTWQRRRLQLLLRAHPVVSAVLHNLVGRDIAIKLYSLAEFHQLGTDGVPLPRRDVSPDWGKQVPRSLSLDAVYTGPGGRLRSTAWHAAREASRRGVDASLASSSQISYAPGRAPEPPPVHAKRIRPSPRPSPRPSPRSSPRRSLVRCGRRAVAQEEPERRKRVKVVAAAGAANVEA
- the LOC119460940 gene encoding blood vessel epicardial substance isoform X3 translates to MVQLPQAPVSHSKGSSSSVYRRSVVNVSLPNAANAAGGCESWEDAQHILWQGAQICFAAAFLVPHRFSLSSLVLRWLLTLSFALTSIWAGLVVCAPDVLAWHLTCLLVNAAHALRLAWRALPPRMPTHLRTLYERMFLPYQVSKNRFVDLTRAAEVVQLPAERRYATEGVTAADQRVSILLTGRLQVTCEDVLLHYVEPNEFIDSPEYESCPIGSDKLFQVTITALEPCTYLTWQRRRLQLLLRAHPVVSAVLHNLVGRDIAIKLYSLAEFHQLGTDGVPLPRRDVSPDWGKQVPRSLSLDAVYTGPGGRLRSTAWHAAREASRRGVDASLASSSQISYAPAVAQEEPERRKRVKVVAAAGAANVEA